In Quercus robur chromosome 10, dhQueRobu3.1, whole genome shotgun sequence, a genomic segment contains:
- the LOC126703214 gene encoding probable 2-oxoglutarate-dependent dioxygenase AOP1, which produces MPSQEQPRLPIIDFSPNKLKSGTSHWVSICNNVRQALEDYGCFVASYDDKVISSELHNSVFDLLVDLFDLPLETKTQNTSGKPYHGYFGQNPYMPLNESMGIEDAQILSRTQNFTNLMWPRGNKRFCDTIYSYSRIVSQLERSVKSMVFESYGVNKYFDSYINSTTYLLRLIKYSVPNENESNIGAMSHTDKSFLTILHQNDVSGLEIKTKDDRWIHFEPSPSSFIFMAGEAFTAWSNGRIYSPHHRVVMREDKDRYSLALFSFNSGTIQTPKELVDDENPLQFKPFDHQGFLRFYSTDEGQRHPCTIKAYCGVAF; this is translated from the exons ATGCCTTCTCAAGAACAACCCAGACTTCCTATTATAGATTTCTCTCCTAACAAATTGAAATCAGGTACAAGTCACTGGGTATCCATATGCAACAATGTCCGGCAGGCTCTCGAAGATTACGGCTGTTTCGTAGCATCATATGATGATAAAGTCATCTCCTCGGAGCTTCACAATTCTGTTTTTGATTTGTTAGTGGATTTATTTGATCTCCCTCTggaaaccaaaacccaaaacacttCTGGCAAACCTTACCATGGCTATTTTGGCCAAAACCCATATATGCCACTCAATGAAAGCATGGGAATTGAGGACGCACAAATTCTCAGCAGAACTCAAAACTTCACAAATCTCATGTGGCCTCGTGGAAACAAACGCTTTTG TGACACCATATACTCCTACTCAAGGATTGTTTCCCAATTGGAACGTTCGGTGAAGAGTATGGTATTTGAAAGCTATGGAGTGAACAAGTACTTTGATTCTTACATCAATTCAACCACATATCTTCTTCGACTCATCAAATATAGTGTGCCCAATGAGAACGAGAGTAACATTGGCGCCATGTCTCATACTGACAAGAGCTTCTTGACCATACTACACCAAAATGATGTGAGTGGTCTAGAGATCAAAACAAAGGATGACAGGTGGATTCATTTTGAGCCTTCCCCTTCTTCCTTCATATTCATGGCTGGAGAGGCATTCACA GCTTGGAGCAATGGCAGGATATATTCCCCTCACCACAGGGTTGTTATGAGAGAAGACAAAGATAGATATTCGCTTGCATTGTTCTCATTCAATAGCGGGACAATTCAAACACCAAAAGAGCTAGTCGACGATGAAAACCCACTACAATTTAAGCCATTTGATCATCAAGGATTTCTTCGTTTCTACAGCACTGATGAGGGCCAAAGGCATCCGTGTACAATCAAGGCCTACTGTGGTGTTGCCTTTTGA